GCTCTGCGCCTGGCTTTTGAAGCGGCCCGTGAAGATCACCTATGCCCGTGAGTGGAGCCTGCGCGAAAGCTATAAGCGCCATCCCTATAAGCTGCAGTATCGCATGGGGTTGAAGAAGAGTGGAGAGATCCAGTTTGTGAAAACCCGCATGGTGGCCGACGGAGGCGCTTATTGCAGCGTAACTCCCTGGGTCACATGGCGTTCCACCGTCCAATGCTGCGGCTGCTACGAAGTGCCGCACGTGCATTGCAACGTCTATGGAGTCTATACCAACAACGTTTTCTGCGGCGCGATGCGCGGTTTCGGCTCGCCGCAGGTGAATTTCGCCATTGAACAATTGATCGAGATGGCGGCTGATAAAGTGGGTTTGGACGAGATAGCTTTTCGCCGGCTGAACATGGTGAAGCAGGGCTCCATCACCGTAACGGGACAGGTATTGAGCACTCATATTGTTTCTTTGCAGCAAGTTATGGATACAGTATTAAAAGAGATGGATTACGCAGCCAAGCGCCAAAAATGCTCTTTCGGCGACCCTGAAAGCAAGGAATGGTACGGCATCGGCCTGGCCATCAGCTACCGCGGAGTGAGCCTCGGCGCCGAGGGGGTGGATTTCAATTCCGCCATCCTCAACGTCCAGCCTGACGGTTCCGTGCTTCTGGAGACCGGGGTCCATGAGAACGGACAGGGTTCGGAATCCGCCATGATCCTGCTCGCCGCCGAACATTTGGGCCTGGAAAAAGAACGGATCCGCTACCGGATGCCCTCCACCTCCAATATCCCCGATGGCGGAACCACTGTGGCTTCACGGGGTACGATCATGGGCGGCGGGGCCGTCGTCAACGCGGCCAGGATCTTGAAAGACATCATCATAGAGGCTGTGCTAAAGGGAGCCAAAAAGGAAGTGACGGAATTCAGGAATATGCGCTTGTACGACGCGAAGGGAAATATGGTCATGACTTGGGAAGAAGCCATCAAGCTCTGCTTCGCCAATCAGATCTATCCCTATGCCTTCGGTGTGTTCCAAGCCCCGCGGGTGACTTGGGACGAGCATACCGGGCAAGGAAACGCTTATTTCACTTGGGTTTATGGCTGTCAGGCGGTTGAACTGAAAGTTGATCCGGCCACCGGAGCAGTGACACTCCTGAGCATGGTTGCCGCCCACGATGTCGGCAAGGCGGTGAATCCTGCCATGGTCAAGGGGCAATACTTTGGCGGAATGGCGATGGGAACGGGTTACGCCTTGTGGGAAAACTGTCCCTGTGAGGAAGGGAAGGTTGTCCCGACCAATTTCCATAACTACCGTCTGGCGCGCAGCACCGACCTTCCGGAGATGAGGGCCATCATCGTGGAAAATCCTGATCCCACCTCGCCTTCAGGCGCCAAGGGCATCGGCGAGCCCACCAACGAACTGATGGCACCCGCGATCGCCAACGCCATCTGCCGCGCCACCGGAAAACGCTTTTGCGATCTGCCAATCAAGATCAAGCCGAGTGTCTAGGATGAGTTGAAAAGATTTATAAAACAGAGGGACAGAGAGACAGAGGAATAAAGTAACATGACTTTGCCTTCTCTGGCATAGAAGACCATTAGTAAAAACAAGTACCTTTTTTGGAGTTGTTGATGCACGATGAACTTGCCCTTAATGAGCTTACGCACAATATAATTGGCGCCTGCATAGAAGTGCATAGAGCTTTGGGTCCCGGTCTGCTGGAAAAACTCTATCAGGATTGCTTCTGCCACGAACTGGATATACGCGGGATAAATTATGAGAGAAAACCGAAAATCAACTTTAATTACAAGGATTTGCCTGTAACCATAGACCTCCGGGCCGACATAATTGTTGAGGGCCAGGTGGTGGTGGAATTGAAATCAGTTAAGGATCTGCACCCGGTTTATGAGGCTCAATTGCTAAGCTATCTAAAGCTCACCGGGAAACCCATCGGTCTTCTGGTCAATTTTAATGTTCTGCTACTCAAAGACGGTATAATCAGAAGGACTCTGGACGCTTTGCCACGGATATTGGAAACAAATGATGAGATGCCTGCCCCTAACTAAAAGTTCTCTGTGTCTCTGTTCCTCTGTTTTATCAAAAAAGAAGTCTCATGAATACTCTCAAACTCTGATTCAAGGAACCTAACTAATATGATTACAGTCAATAATAAAACTTACTCGGTTTACCCTCCTGAGAAGAAGCTCTCCACCTGGCTGCGTGAGGATTTGAGCCTCACCGGGACCAAGATCGGCTGCGACATCGGGGTTTGCGGTTCCTGCACCGTTCTGGTGAACGGCGAGGCCAAGCGCTCCTGCAGGCTGAAGCTCAAGGATGTGATGGATTGCGAGATCATTACCATTGAGGGAATTTCCGCCCCGGACGGGACCCTGCATCCCATCCAGCAGGCGTTTCTGGACGCGGGCGCGATCCAATGCGGATTCTGCACTCCGGGAATGGTCTTGACAGCCTTGGCCCTGCTGAAAAAGAGTCCCCATCCCAGCCGCGCTGAAGTGCGGCAGGCCCTCAAGGGCAATCTCTGCCGCTGCACTGGATATCAGCAGATCATCGACGCCGTGCTGCTGGCCGCCCAGCGGATCAATGCATCCAACTGACATATTTTACAAGAGGTAACGATGAACAACCATGAGCTAATCAAGCTCCGTCTGAAGGAACTGGAAACACTCAAAACCAACACCCATGGCAGGGATTTCCTGCTGACTTGGGAAAACAGCGTGGCCAACCTCAAGGCCGTTATGCTGGTGGCCGAGATCCTGCAATTGCTGCACAGGGACAAAAAGCCCTGGCGCATCTTTGATTACGGCCTGGCGATCTCCATTTTCCGGGACAACAGCACCCGCACGCGGTTCAGCTTTGCCTCCGCGGTCAACGGCCTGGGCCTGGCGCTTTCCGAACTGGATGAGGTCAAATCCCAGATCGCGCATGGCGAAACGGTGCGCGAAACGGCTGCCATGATCTCCTTTCTCACTGAAGTGATCGGCATCCGCGACGATATGTATCCCGGCGAAGGACATACCTACATGACGGAAGTGGCCGATGCGGTTACGGAAGGCTTCCAGAACGGGGTCCTGGCCCAACGCCCCACCCTGGTGAACCTGCAATGCGATCTGGATCATCCCACCCAAAGCCTGTCCGACCTGCTCAAGCTCAAAGATTATTTTGGCGGCTGGGAAAACCTGCGCGGTAAAAAGATCGCCATGAGCTGGGCCTATTCACCCTCCTACGGAAAGCCGCTTTCCGTGCCCCAAGGCGTGATAAACCTCATGAGCAGGTTCGGGATGGAGGTCGTGCTGGCCCACCCGGAAGGCTATGAACTGCTGCCGGAAACGATCAACTCCGCTTCTGAATTTGCCGGCCAGAGCGGCGGTTCGCTGACCATCACCCACTCGATGCAAGAGGCTTTCAAGGACGCGGACGTGGTCTATCCCAAATCCTGGGCGCCGATGACCGTGATGCAGGAACGAACCAGTTTGTTGAGGCAGGGCGACACAGAGGGACTGATAGAATTGGAGCGCCACTGCCTGGCCGAAAACGCCAAACACCTGGATTGGGAATGCACGGAAGAGATGATGAAACTGACCCGGGACGGCAACGCGCTCTATGAGCATTGCCTGCCGGCCGACATCTCCGGCGTGAGCTGTGAACGAGGTGAGGTAGCCCAGTCCGTCTTTGAGCGCTATCGTCTGCACACCTATCAGGAAGCGGGCTACAAACCGTTTGTAATTGCTTCAATGATTTTCAACTCAAAAGTGCAAGACGTATGCAGGAAGCTGCGATCGTTTATGTGATATATGGGAGTAAAAACCAATGCCGAAACTAATTACTGGACTGAAACCTGATGTAATAAAGAAGAATGCAAAACGCTGCCGGGAGCGCGGTATCATCCTGCCCACGATCCGCCAACTGATGTTTCCGGAGACGATCCCGGAGGCCATCAAACAGAGGCTGAAACCAATCGGGCTCTGGGACCTCGATCCGCTCAACCTGTTCCGCATCACCTGGAAGAACGATATCCAGACAGGCCTGTTCGGCCCCCCGGATTATTTTGAGATACCCTCGTCCCTGACCGGTGTGAAAGCCCGGATCATCGGACTGGTGGGCAAATACTTCCCCACCGGAGCCCACAAGGTCGGCGCGGCCTATGGTTGCCTGGTACCACGTCTGGTAAGCGGAAATTTCGATCCGGAATTTGACAAGGCGGTCTGGCCCTCCACAGGAAATTACTGCCGCGGAGGAGCTTTCGACTGCGCCTTGCTGGCCTGTCCCGCGGTGGCCATCCTGCCCGAGGAGATGAGCTCGGAACGCTTTGAATGGCTGCGCGAGATCGGGGCCGAGGTGATCGCGACGCCAGGCTGCGAATCCAACGTCAAAGAGATCTATGACAAGTGCGACGAATTGCGCCCCGATCCCCACAACGTGATCCTGAACCA
Above is a window of Candidatus Syntrophosphaera sp. DNA encoding:
- a CDS encoding (2Fe-2S)-binding protein, with translation MITVNNKTYSVYPPEKKLSTWLREDLSLTGTKIGCDIGVCGSCTVLVNGEAKRSCRLKLKDVMDCEIITIEGISAPDGTLHPIQQAFLDAGAIQCGFCTPGMVLTALALLKKSPHPSRAEVRQALKGNLCRCTGYQQIIDAVLLAAQRINASN
- a CDS encoding GxxExxY protein: MHDELALNELTHNIIGACIEVHRALGPGLLEKLYQDCFCHELDIRGINYERKPKINFNYKDLPVTIDLRADIIVEGQVVVELKSVKDLHPVYEAQLLSYLKLTGKPIGLLVNFNVLLLKDGIIRRTLDALPRILETNDEMPAPN
- the ygeW gene encoding knotted carbamoyltransferase YgeW — its product is MNNHELIKLRLKELETLKTNTHGRDFLLTWENSVANLKAVMLVAEILQLLHRDKKPWRIFDYGLAISIFRDNSTRTRFSFASAVNGLGLALSELDEVKSQIAHGETVRETAAMISFLTEVIGIRDDMYPGEGHTYMTEVADAVTEGFQNGVLAQRPTLVNLQCDLDHPTQSLSDLLKLKDYFGGWENLRGKKIAMSWAYSPSYGKPLSVPQGVINLMSRFGMEVVLAHPEGYELLPETINSASEFAGQSGGSLTITHSMQEAFKDADVVYPKSWAPMTVMQERTSLLRQGDTEGLIELERHCLAENAKHLDWECTEEMMKLTRDGNALYEHCLPADISGVSCERGEVAQSVFERYRLHTYQEAGYKPFVIASMIFNSKVQDVCRKLRSFM
- a CDS encoding molybdopterin-dependent oxidoreductase — encoded protein: VASTLGLELKDVEVKTVPMGGGFGGKDDTAALVCARAALCAWLLKRPVKITYAREWSLRESYKRHPYKLQYRMGLKKSGEIQFVKTRMVADGGAYCSVTPWVTWRSTVQCCGCYEVPHVHCNVYGVYTNNVFCGAMRGFGSPQVNFAIEQLIEMAADKVGLDEIAFRRLNMVKQGSITVTGQVLSTHIVSLQQVMDTVLKEMDYAAKRQKCSFGDPESKEWYGIGLAISYRGVSLGAEGVDFNSAILNVQPDGSVLLETGVHENGQGSESAMILLAAEHLGLEKERIRYRMPSTSNIPDGGTTVASRGTIMGGGAVVNAARILKDIIIEAVLKGAKKEVTEFRNMRLYDAKGNMVMTWEEAIKLCFANQIYPYAFGVFQAPRVTWDEHTGQGNAYFTWVYGCQAVELKVDPATGAVTLLSMVAAHDVGKAVNPAMVKGQYFGGMAMGTGYALWENCPCEEGKVVPTNFHNYRLARSTDLPEMRAIIVENPDPTSPSGAKGIGEPTNELMAPAIANAICRATGKRFCDLPIKIKPSV